The following are from one region of the Hymenobacter sp. YIM 151858-1 genome:
- a CDS encoding M1 family metallopeptidase, whose amino-acid sequence MLRAALCSLAALALPHLGAAQLMQPRPAFTRADSLRGTLTPPRSCYDVKYYHLDVKLDVDKRYISGSNLFRYAATQDFTRLQFDLFANLKVDRVVYRGQELPFTREFNAVFVTFPQPIRQGTQGEFTVYYSGNPTVAQHAPWDGGFVFAEHGKGQPWVATACQGIGASIWWPTKDHQSDEPDSMLISVTVPKGLKDISNGRLRKTTKLKGGATRFDWFVANPINNYDVALNVANYEHFSDTYQGEKGPLTLDYWVLPENLAKARKQFGANVKPMLKSFESWFGPYPFYEDGYKLVETPHLGMEHQSAVAYGNQYQNGYLGKDRSATGWGDKWDFIVIHESGHEWFGNNITARDIADMWIHESFTSYSESLFTESLFGKQAGQEYVHGQRRNIQNDAPIIGTYGVNREGSGDMYDKGANLLNMVRTIVNDDDKWRQILRGLGQQFRHQTVTAEQIIGYINQQSGRDFTKVFDQYLRHPGLPTLEVRFENNQTLGRWVADVPGFDMPVRVRVKGGEYRFVQPTTRFEPLDLPGATRENLEVDTFNYYIGVLVD is encoded by the coding sequence ATGCTCAGAGCCGCGCTCTGCTCCCTGGCCGCGCTGGCGTTGCCGCACCTAGGCGCCGCCCAGCTCATGCAGCCCAGGCCCGCCTTCACGCGCGCCGATTCGCTACGCGGTACGCTTACGCCGCCCCGCAGCTGCTACGATGTTAAGTACTACCACCTCGATGTAAAGCTCGATGTAGATAAGCGCTACATCAGCGGCTCCAACCTGTTCCGCTACGCGGCTACGCAGGATTTCACGCGCCTGCAGTTCGATCTGTTTGCCAACCTAAAGGTTGATCGGGTGGTGTACCGCGGCCAGGAGCTGCCCTTCACCCGCGAGTTCAACGCGGTGTTCGTTACGTTTCCGCAGCCTATCCGGCAAGGCACGCAGGGCGAGTTTACCGTGTATTACTCCGGCAACCCCACCGTGGCGCAGCACGCGCCCTGGGACGGCGGCTTTGTGTTTGCGGAGCACGGCAAGGGTCAGCCGTGGGTGGCTACGGCCTGCCAGGGCATCGGCGCCAGCATCTGGTGGCCTACCAAAGACCACCAGTCCGACGAGCCCGACTCCATGCTCATCAGCGTAACGGTGCCCAAAGGGCTGAAGGATATTTCGAACGGCCGCCTGCGCAAAACCACCAAGCTAAAAGGCGGCGCCACGCGCTTCGATTGGTTTGTCGCGAACCCCATCAACAACTACGACGTGGCCCTGAACGTGGCCAACTACGAGCACTTCTCCGACACGTACCAGGGCGAAAAAGGCCCGCTGACGCTCGATTACTGGGTGCTGCCCGAAAACCTCGCGAAAGCCCGCAAGCAGTTTGGCGCCAACGTAAAACCCATGCTCAAGTCGTTCGAGAGCTGGTTTGGGCCGTACCCCTTCTACGAAGACGGCTACAAGCTCGTGGAAACGCCGCACCTCGGCATGGAACACCAAAGCGCCGTGGCCTACGGCAACCAGTACCAGAACGGCTACCTGGGCAAAGACCGATCGGCCACCGGCTGGGGCGATAAGTGGGACTTCATCGTCATTCACGAAAGCGGCCACGAGTGGTTCGGCAACAACATTACCGCCCGCGACATTGCCGATATGTGGATTCACGAGTCGTTCACGAGCTACTCCGAGTCGTTGTTTACCGAAAGCCTGTTTGGCAAGCAAGCCGGGCAGGAGTACGTGCACGGCCAGCGCCGCAACATCCAGAACGACGCCCCCATCATCGGCACCTACGGCGTCAACCGCGAAGGCTCGGGCGACATGTACGACAAGGGCGCCAACCTGCTGAACATGGTGCGCACCATCGTCAACGACGACGACAAGTGGCGCCAAATTCTGCGCGGCCTGGGGCAGCAGTTCCGCCACCAAACCGTTACGGCCGAGCAAATCATCGGCTACATCAACCAGCAAAGCGGCCGCGACTTCACCAAAGTGTTCGACCAGTACCTGCGCCACCCCGGCCTGCCCACGTTGGAAGTCCGCTTCGAGAACAACCAAACCCTGGGCCGCTGGGTGGCCGACGTGCCCGGCTTCGATATGCCCGTACGTGTGCGGGTAAAAGGCGGCGAGTACCGCTTCGTGCAGCCCACCACCCGCTTCGAGCCCCTCGACCTGCCCGGCGCCACCCGCGAGAACCTGGAGGTCGATACGTTCAACTACTACATCGGCGTGCTGGTGGACTGA
- a CDS encoding SDR family oxidoreductase, producing MNFRNQVIWVTGASSGIGEALAKALAREGARLVLSARNEAALRRVQQACSPAEALVLPLDLGDAASLPGKVQQVLAHYGRLDVLVNNGGVSQRSLALETAPDVDRRLMEVNYFGTVALSKAALPHLLQQGAGRIVVISSLVGKFGTPYRSAYAASKHALHGFFDSLRAELHGSGVGITIICPGFIRTGVSVNALTGDGRALGTMDDATAQGLAPDTFARRALPIIARGDNEACIGGKETLGVYLKRFAPTIFAKLLTRAKVR from the coding sequence ATGAATTTCCGCAACCAAGTGATTTGGGTTACCGGCGCCTCTTCGGGCATCGGCGAAGCCCTGGCCAAGGCCTTGGCCCGCGAGGGCGCCCGGCTGGTGCTATCGGCGCGCAACGAGGCCGCGCTGCGCCGCGTGCAGCAAGCCTGCTCCCCTGCCGAGGCCCTGGTGCTGCCCCTCGACCTAGGCGATGCCGCCAGCCTGCCCGGCAAAGTGCAGCAGGTGCTGGCGCACTACGGTCGCCTCGATGTGCTCGTGAACAACGGCGGCGTAAGCCAACGCTCCCTGGCCCTCGAAACCGCGCCCGACGTCGACCGCCGGCTGATGGAGGTGAACTACTTCGGCACCGTGGCCCTGAGCAAAGCCGCGCTGCCGCACCTGCTGCAGCAAGGCGCGGGCCGCATCGTGGTTATCAGCAGCCTGGTGGGCAAGTTCGGTACGCCGTACCGCTCGGCCTACGCGGCCAGCAAACACGCCCTGCACGGCTTCTTCGATTCGCTCCGGGCCGAGCTGCATGGCTCTGGCGTGGGCATCACCATCATCTGCCCGGGCTTCATTCGCACGGGCGTGTCCGTCAACGCCCTTACCGGCGACGGCCGCGCCCTAGGTACCATGGACGACGCCACCGCCCAGGGCCTCGCGCCCGACACCTTTGCCCGCCGTGCCCTCCCCATCATCGCCCGCGGCGACAACGAAGCCTGCATCGGCGGAAAAGAAACCCTGGGCGTGTACCTAAAGCGCTTCGCCCCCACCATCTTTGCCAAGCTCCTAACCCGGGCCAAAGTGCGGTAG
- a CDS encoding DUF692 domain-containing protein gives MYATIACNLDADLLATAFPLLQQGRVEALEWSFDTLYGAGQMPEWFTALLRTYAEAGRLVGHGVFFSLLAGKWSPEQQQWLAHLGQLAGQFRFDHITEHFGFFTGQNFHHGAPLPIPYTAAALRIGQDRLRRIHDACRCPVGLENLAFAYTLEEVKRHGAFLEELLLPVNGFLILDLHNLYCQLHNFGVAYDALIALYPLERVREIHISGGSWHDSEQAPGRRIRRDTHDGAVPDEVFRLLALTIPRCPNLKFVVLEQLGHALHTESSRTQFRQDFGRLEHLVAQHRAALRPEPTNDFRPRQTALPAAPAAEDEHLHEQQRQLSDILENAPSYAEAERQLRASALAHSDWRIEQWQPHMLETALHIARKWKP, from the coding sequence ATGTACGCTACCATCGCCTGCAACCTCGACGCCGACCTGCTGGCCACGGCTTTTCCGCTGCTGCAGCAAGGCCGGGTAGAGGCCCTGGAGTGGTCGTTTGATACGCTGTACGGTGCCGGGCAAATGCCCGAGTGGTTTACGGCGCTGCTGCGTACCTACGCCGAGGCCGGCCGGCTGGTGGGCCACGGCGTGTTCTTCTCGTTGCTGGCGGGCAAATGGAGCCCCGAGCAGCAGCAGTGGCTGGCGCACCTAGGGCAGCTGGCCGGGCAGTTTCGCTTCGACCACATTACCGAGCACTTCGGGTTTTTCACGGGCCAGAACTTCCACCACGGCGCGCCGCTGCCCATTCCGTACACCGCCGCGGCCCTGCGCATCGGGCAGGATCGGCTGCGGCGCATCCACGATGCCTGCCGCTGCCCCGTGGGGCTCGAAAACCTGGCGTTTGCCTACACCCTCGAGGAGGTAAAGCGCCACGGGGCTTTTCTGGAGGAGCTGCTGCTGCCCGTCAACGGCTTCCTGATTCTGGATTTGCACAACCTGTACTGCCAGCTCCACAACTTCGGGGTGGCCTACGACGCGCTGATTGCCTTGTATCCGCTGGAGCGCGTGCGCGAAATCCATATTTCGGGCGGTAGCTGGCACGATTCGGAGCAGGCCCCGGGCCGGCGCATCCGCCGCGACACCCACGACGGGGCCGTGCCCGACGAGGTGTTTCGGCTACTGGCGCTGACTATCCCGCGCTGCCCCAACCTGAAGTTTGTGGTGCTGGAGCAGCTCGGCCACGCCTTGCACACCGAAAGCAGCCGCACCCAATTCAGGCAGGATTTCGGGCGCCTCGAACACCTGGTAGCCCAGCACCGCGCCGCCCTGCGCCCCGAGCCCACCAACGATTTCAGGCCCCGGCAAACCGCGCTGCCTGCCGCCCCCGCCGCCGAAGACGAGCACCTGCACGAGCAGCAGCGCCAGCTTTCCGACATTCTGGAAAACGCGCCCAGCTACGCCGAAGCGGAGCGCCAGCTGCGGGCGTCGGCCCTGGCCCATTCCGATTGGCGCATCGAGCAATGGCAGCCGCACATGCTGGAAACCGCCCTGCACATTGCCCGCAAGTGGAAGCCTTAA
- a CDS encoding DUF805 domain-containing protein, with amino-acid sequence MRYFLRAFDKFGVFTGRARRKEYWMFIGYQALFGATALLLDNVLGITLDDESAIGYTFLMYLLAVLMPNISAGTRRLHDVNRSGLNLLAAFVPVVGWAWLLYLLCSEGSPGPNRYGLAYHKVFAY; translated from the coding sequence ATGCGCTACTTTCTGCGAGCCTTCGACAAATTCGGGGTGTTTACCGGCCGGGCCAGGAGAAAGGAATACTGGATGTTTATCGGCTACCAAGCCTTGTTTGGGGCTACGGCCTTGCTGCTCGACAACGTTCTCGGCATCACCCTCGACGACGAATCGGCCATCGGCTATACCTTCCTGATGTACCTGCTCGCGGTACTGATGCCCAACATTTCGGCGGGCACGCGCCGCCTGCACGATGTAAACCGCAGCGGCCTGAACCTGCTGGCCGCGTTTGTGCCCGTGGTGGGCTGGGCGTGGCTGCTGTACCTGCTCTGCTCCGAGGGCAGCCCCGGCCCCAACCGGTACGGCCTGGCCTACCACAAGGTGTTTGCCTATTAA
- the uraH gene encoding hydroxyisourate hydrolase, producing MKALLICLLTLLPLLGLAQAPQYQLSTHILNIGTGTPAAGVTVRLEKLDPARKTWATVGEKKTDAAGRIADFLPAAGKAGSPGIYKLTFLTQPYFEAQKQASFYPYIDVVFEIKDGAHYHVPITLSPFGYSTYRGS from the coding sequence TTGAAAGCACTCCTGATTTGTCTGCTCACTTTGTTGCCCCTGCTCGGCCTGGCCCAAGCGCCCCAATACCAGCTCAGCACCCACATTCTGAACATCGGCACGGGCACGCCGGCCGCGGGCGTTACGGTGCGCCTCGAAAAGCTTGACCCCGCCAGGAAAACCTGGGCCACCGTGGGCGAGAAAAAGACCGACGCCGCCGGCCGCATTGCCGACTTTCTGCCTGCTGCTGGCAAGGCCGGCAGCCCCGGCATTTACAAGCTCACCTTCCTGACGCAGCCCTACTTCGAAGCCCAAAAGCAAGCGTCGTTTTATCCGTACATCGATGTGGTGTTCGAAATAAAAGACGGCGCCCACTACCACGTGCCCATCACGCTGTCGCCCTTCGGCTACTCCACTTACCGCGGCAGCTGA
- a CDS encoding DUF805 domain-containing protein produces the protein MQYFLHALKNYATFSGRARRKEYWMFTLFNLIFGVSAMMLDNLLGTAVEGIGYGMIYGLYTLGMLIPGLAVAVRRLHDVNKSGWFLLIAFVPLIGAIWLLVLMCTEGTRGENPYGADPKAENQEPIMAY, from the coding sequence ATGCAATACTTTTTACACGCCTTAAAGAACTACGCAACGTTTAGCGGCCGGGCCCGCCGCAAGGAGTACTGGATGTTCACGCTGTTCAACCTGATCTTCGGCGTATCGGCCATGATGCTCGACAACCTGCTGGGCACAGCCGTCGAGGGCATCGGCTACGGCATGATTTACGGCCTCTACACCCTGGGCATGCTTATTCCGGGCCTGGCCGTGGCGGTGCGCCGCCTGCACGACGTGAATAAGAGCGGCTGGTTTTTGCTGATTGCCTTTGTGCCGCTGATTGGCGCCATCTGGCTGCTGGTGCTGATGTGCACCGAAGGCACCCGCGGCGAAAACCCGTACGGCGCCGACCCCAAAGCCGAAAACCAGGAGCCGATTATGGCTTACTAA
- a CDS encoding TlpA disulfide reductase family protein, with protein MKKHLLGWLLLAPGLALAQAAQPYTIKGTVGKLSAPAKIYLVRGTQLADSVTLHNGAFELKGTAAEPSEARLIVYRRGGLRSAYGVSPNQTGLILEPGTIVVSTPDSLPNARITGTQLNLDYGRLQASYKPIMAKLAAFNREVKQATEAQRNDPAFRERTTAQFMGLFKETLQAQMAFVRANPNTWVSLNALRQVSTQGTPQYAELAPLYNGLSPALRNSPEGLKFGQMLERIKAIAVGAQAPAFSQQTPAGKTVALADYRGKYVLVDFWASWCGPCREENPNVAKAYQQFKGRNFEVLGVSLDNEKSREKWLKAIEDDKLPWTQVSDLKGWQNEVAQRYQVQSIPQNFLIDPTGKIVAVNLRGDELQKTLAQLLK; from the coding sequence ATGAAAAAACACTTACTCGGCTGGCTGCTGCTGGCTCCGGGTTTGGCGCTGGCCCAGGCCGCCCAGCCCTACACCATCAAAGGCACAGTGGGCAAACTGAGCGCGCCGGCCAAAATTTACCTGGTGCGCGGCACGCAGCTCGCCGATTCGGTCACGTTGCACAACGGCGCCTTCGAGCTGAAAGGCACCGCCGCCGAACCCAGCGAGGCACGCCTGATTGTGTACCGCCGCGGGGGCCTGCGAAGCGCTTACGGCGTTTCGCCCAACCAAACCGGCCTGATTCTGGAGCCCGGCACCATCGTCGTGAGCACGCCCGACTCGTTGCCCAACGCCCGCATTACGGGCACGCAACTCAACCTCGACTACGGCCGGTTGCAGGCCTCGTACAAGCCCATCATGGCCAAACTGGCAGCCTTCAACCGCGAGGTAAAGCAGGCTACGGAGGCGCAGCGCAACGATCCTGCGTTTCGGGAGCGCACCACCGCGCAGTTTATGGGCCTTTTTAAGGAAACCCTGCAGGCGCAGATGGCCTTCGTGCGCGCCAACCCCAACACCTGGGTCAGCCTGAACGCGCTCAGGCAAGTAAGCACGCAAGGCACGCCGCAATACGCCGAGCTGGCCCCCCTGTACAACGGCCTGAGCCCGGCCCTGCGCAACAGCCCCGAGGGCCTGAAGTTCGGCCAGATGCTGGAGCGCATCAAGGCCATAGCCGTGGGGGCGCAGGCGCCCGCCTTCAGCCAGCAAACCCCGGCCGGCAAAACGGTGGCGCTGGCCGATTACCGCGGCAAGTACGTGCTGGTCGATTTCTGGGCCTCTTGGTGCGGCCCCTGCCGCGAGGAGAACCCCAACGTGGCGAAAGCCTATCAGCAGTTTAAGGGCCGCAACTTTGAGGTGCTGGGCGTGTCGCTCGACAACGAAAAATCCCGCGAGAAATGGCTGAAAGCCATTGAAGACGACAAGCTGCCCTGGACGCAGGTATCGGACCTGAAAGGGTGGCAAAACGAAGTGGCGCAACGCTACCAGGTGCAGAGCATCCCGCAGAACTTCCTGATCGACCCCACGGGCAAGATCGTGGCCGTGAACCTGCGCGGCGACGAGCTGCAGAAAACGCTGGCGCAGCTGCTCAAGTAA
- a CDS encoding chryseobasin-related MNIO class RiPP peptide, with protein MKLPKAVLGAVLLGLTAQTTTSCVKDDVKPKEEQGSTKTPDNCPACGRG; from the coding sequence ATGAAACTCCCGAAAGCTGTACTGGGCGCCGTGCTGCTTGGCCTGACCGCCCAAACCACCACGAGCTGTGTGAAAGACGACGTGAAGCCCAAGGAAGAGCAGGGCAGCACCAAAACGCCCGACAACTGCCCGGCCTGCGGCCGCGGCTAA
- the rlmF gene encoding 23S rRNA (adenine(1618)-N(6))-methyltransferase RlmF → MTQPNAPATPDKDPLHPRNRHQGRYDLAQLTAAWPELGAYVAPNAHGDASIDFANPAAVKALNRALLKQFYGIEQWDIPAGYLVPPIPGRADYLHYLADLLADSNQGEVPRGRGIRVLDVGVGANCIYPIIGHREYGWRFVGTDTDPVAVRVAKQIAAANRALGGAVEVRLQPSATEVFSGVIKPSEYFDATLCNPPFHASAAEAEAGSRRKVQNLGTGNPAAQPALNFGGQTNELWTPGGEATFLWRMAEESAHLRHNCYWFTSLVSKKDTLPGLYKSLQKLKATEVRTIGMTQGQKVSRFVAWTFLTPEEQQDWRRKRWAPKA, encoded by the coding sequence ATGACCCAGCCCAACGCTCCGGCCACCCCCGATAAAGACCCGCTGCACCCGCGCAACCGCCACCAGGGCCGCTACGATTTGGCGCAGCTTACCGCGGCCTGGCCCGAGCTGGGTGCCTACGTGGCCCCCAACGCCCACGGCGATGCCAGCATCGATTTTGCCAACCCCGCCGCCGTAAAGGCCCTCAACCGGGCGCTGCTGAAACAGTTCTACGGCATCGAGCAGTGGGATATTCCGGCCGGGTACCTGGTGCCGCCCATTCCGGGCCGCGCCGACTACCTGCACTACCTCGCCGACCTGCTGGCCGACAGCAACCAGGGCGAGGTGCCCAGGGGCCGCGGCATTCGGGTGCTCGATGTGGGCGTGGGCGCCAACTGTATCTACCCCATCATCGGCCACCGCGAGTACGGCTGGCGCTTTGTGGGCACCGATACCGACCCGGTGGCCGTGCGCGTGGCCAAGCAAATTGCCGCCGCCAACCGCGCCCTCGGCGGGGCCGTGGAGGTGCGCCTGCAGCCCTCGGCCACCGAGGTATTCAGCGGGGTAATCAAGCCCTCGGAGTACTTCGACGCGACGCTGTGCAACCCGCCCTTCCACGCGTCGGCGGCCGAGGCCGAGGCGGGCAGCCGCCGCAAGGTGCAGAACCTGGGCACCGGCAACCCCGCCGCCCAACCGGCGCTCAACTTCGGCGGCCAAACCAACGAACTCTGGACGCCCGGCGGCGAGGCTACCTTTCTGTGGCGCATGGCCGAAGAAAGCGCCCACCTGCGCCACAACTGCTACTGGTTTACCTCGCTCGTATCGAAAAAGGACACCTTGCCGGGTCTCTACAAATCCTTGCAAAAGCTGAAGGCGACGGAGGTGCGCACCATCGGGATGACGCAGGGCCAGAAAGTAAGCCGCTTTGTGGCCTGGACGTTTCTGACGCCGGAAGAGCAGCAGGACTGGCGCCGGAAGCGGTGGGCCCCCAAGGCCTAA
- a CDS encoding putative sensor domain DACNV-containing protein — MYSEPTYLTARMVAPTIEAHFARQAAESAVVPDEVVLPLAPWVEAVTDAAFWASLRREEGHSPRISLALLPPTQAVRPLVFGQVRRLTPYNLVKLAPAVVQPGIHLGVWHDADGFYVWGTATRIPPLCFVLEVVEPGLLVVKHRRADGFGKFVNVAILRGDQLQLVDAENVAAADCPALRAFLPLPGPPTHRHQVDSVLVELATAMRAHGRGGLVLVVPPGSTTWQQSIVQPISYPVAPAYSRIAELRRPEPTKRKQQQRLLRAIGMVGGFTAVDGATVITRDYHLLAFGAKVARAANSTPVDKLVLSEPVVGSKPQHLHPAQNGGTRHLAAAQFVHDQHDALAMVASQDGYFTVFAWSEKEQLVQAHRIDVLLL, encoded by the coding sequence ATGTATTCAGAGCCTACCTACCTCACCGCCCGCATGGTGGCGCCCACCATCGAAGCCCACTTTGCGCGGCAGGCGGCCGAAAGCGCCGTTGTGCCCGACGAGGTAGTGCTGCCTTTGGCGCCCTGGGTAGAGGCCGTAACCGATGCTGCTTTTTGGGCCAGCCTGCGCCGCGAAGAAGGCCACTCGCCCCGCATTTCGCTGGCTTTGCTGCCGCCCACGCAGGCCGTGCGGCCGCTGGTGTTTGGGCAGGTGCGCCGCCTCACGCCCTACAACCTCGTAAAGCTGGCCCCGGCCGTGGTGCAGCCCGGTATTCACCTAGGCGTGTGGCACGATGCCGACGGCTTTTACGTGTGGGGCACGGCCACGCGCATACCGCCGCTGTGCTTTGTGCTGGAGGTAGTAGAGCCCGGCCTGCTGGTGGTAAAGCACCGCCGCGCCGATGGCTTCGGTAAATTCGTGAACGTAGCCATTTTGCGCGGCGACCAGCTGCAGCTCGTGGATGCCGAAAACGTGGCGGCCGCCGACTGCCCCGCGCTGCGTGCGTTTTTGCCCTTGCCGGGCCCGCCCACCCACCGCCACCAGGTAGACAGCGTGCTGGTGGAGCTGGCCACCGCCATGCGCGCCCACGGCCGCGGCGGGCTGGTGCTGGTGGTGCCGCCCGGCAGCACGACCTGGCAGCAGTCGATTGTGCAGCCCATCAGCTACCCCGTGGCACCGGCCTACTCGCGCATTGCCGAGCTGCGCCGGCCCGAGCCCACCAAACGCAAGCAGCAGCAGCGGCTGCTGCGGGCCATTGGCATGGTAGGCGGCTTTACGGCCGTTGATGGCGCCACCGTCATCACGCGCGACTACCACCTGCTGGCCTTCGGGGCGAAAGTAGCCCGCGCCGCCAACAGCACGCCCGTGGATAAGCTGGTGCTGTCGGAGCCGGTGGTGGGCAGCAAGCCGCAGCACCTGCACCCGGCCCAAAACGGCGGCACGCGCCACTTGGCCGCCGCCCAGTTTGTGCACGACCAACACGACGCCCTGGCCATGGTGGCCTCGCAGGATGGCTACTTTACGGTGTTTGCGTGGTCGGAAAAAGAGCAACTGGTGCAGGCCCACCGCATCGATGTGCTGTTGCTGTAG
- the lpdA gene encoding dihydrolipoyl dehydrogenase: MNQYDVTVIGSGPGGYVAAIRCAQLGFKTALIEKYPTLGGTCLNVGCIPSKALLDSTEHFHNAGHTFKEHGIELSELRINMNQLIDRKNGVVKANTDGIQFLMKKNKIEVLRGVGSFIDKNHISIAPLEGGEAQQIETKYTIIATGSKPTVLPFIAQDKERIITSTEALNIREVPKHMIVIGGGVIGLEMASVYARLGAKVSIVEFMDSLIPTMDRALGKELKRILGKIGIEFYLSHKVTGATRNGDTVTVSALNPKGEEVKFEGDYCLVAVGRAPYTQGLNLEAAGVQLEERGRIKVDEHLQTTTPGIYAIGDVIRGAMLAHKAEEEGVYVAETLAGQKPHVNYLLIPGVVYTWPEVAGVGYTEEQLKEMGKAYKTGSFPFRASGRARASMDLDGFVKVLADKETDEILGVHMIGPRIADLIAEAVTAMEFRASAEDVARMSHAHPTYAEAMKEACLAATENRALHM; encoded by the coding sequence ATGAACCAATACGACGTTACCGTCATCGGCTCCGGCCCCGGCGGCTACGTGGCGGCCATCCGCTGCGCCCAGCTCGGCTTCAAAACGGCCCTCATCGAGAAATACCCCACCCTAGGTGGTACCTGCCTCAACGTAGGCTGCATCCCGAGCAAGGCCCTGCTCGATAGCACCGAGCACTTTCACAATGCCGGCCACACCTTCAAGGAGCACGGCATTGAGCTGAGCGAGCTGCGCATCAACATGAACCAGCTCATCGACCGCAAAAACGGGGTGGTAAAGGCCAATACCGACGGCATCCAGTTCCTCATGAAGAAGAACAAGATCGAGGTGCTGCGCGGCGTGGGCTCGTTTATTGATAAAAACCACATCAGCATCGCGCCCCTGGAAGGCGGCGAGGCCCAGCAGATCGAAACCAAGTACACCATCATTGCTACGGGCTCCAAGCCCACGGTGCTGCCCTTTATTGCCCAGGATAAGGAGCGCATCATCACCAGCACCGAGGCCCTGAACATCCGCGAAGTACCCAAGCACATGATCGTGATTGGCGGCGGCGTTATCGGCCTCGAAATGGCTTCGGTGTACGCCCGCCTCGGCGCCAAGGTGAGCATCGTGGAGTTCATGGACTCGCTCATCCCGACCATGGACCGCGCCCTGGGCAAAGAGCTCAAGCGCATCCTCGGCAAAATCGGCATCGAGTTCTACCTCTCGCACAAGGTTACCGGCGCCACCCGCAACGGCGACACCGTAACCGTTTCGGCCCTGAACCCCAAGGGCGAGGAGGTGAAGTTTGAAGGCGACTACTGCCTGGTGGCCGTGGGCCGGGCGCCCTACACCCAGGGCCTGAACCTGGAAGCCGCCGGCGTGCAGCTCGAAGAGCGCGGCCGCATTAAGGTTGATGAGCACCTGCAAACCACCACGCCCGGCATCTACGCCATCGGCGACGTGATTCGGGGCGCTATGCTGGCCCACAAGGCCGAGGAAGAAGGCGTGTACGTGGCCGAAACGCTGGCCGGGCAGAAGCCGCACGTCAACTACCTGCTCATCCCCGGTGTGGTGTACACCTGGCCCGAAGTGGCCGGCGTGGGCTACACCGAAGAGCAGCTCAAGGAAATGGGCAAGGCCTACAAAACCGGCTCGTTCCCCTTCCGCGCCTCGGGCCGCGCCCGCGCCTCCATGGACCTCGACGGCTTCGTGAAAGTGCTGGCCGACAAGGAAACCGACGAAATCCTGGGCGTGCACATGATCGGCCCGCGCATCGCCGACCTCATTGCCGAAGCCGTAACGGCCATGGAGTTCCGCGCCTCCGCCGAGGACGTAGCCCGCATGAGCCACGCCCACCCCACCTACGCCGAAGCCATGAAGGAAGCCTGCCTGGCCGCAACGGAGAACCGGGCGCTGCACATGTAA
- a CDS encoding VOC family protein — MPTKIFVNLPVRDLSAAIEFFTKVGFQFNAQFSDERATCMVVSDDIYVMLLVEPFFRSFTPKPVADATQTTEVILSLSLDSRAEVDRLADQALAAGAAASQPLPDSDFMYTRNFQDPDGHLWELMYMNPAVLAQAHPVAEISA; from the coding sequence ATGCCTACCAAAATCTTTGTAAATCTGCCTGTCCGGGACCTCAGCGCCGCTATCGAGTTCTTTACCAAAGTTGGCTTTCAGTTCAACGCGCAGTTTTCCGACGAGCGGGCTACCTGCATGGTCGTGAGCGACGACATTTACGTGATGCTGCTGGTGGAGCCCTTTTTTCGGAGCTTCACCCCCAAACCCGTCGCCGACGCCACCCAAACCACCGAAGTAATCCTGTCGCTCTCGCTCGACAGCCGCGCCGAGGTCGATCGGCTTGCCGATCAGGCCCTGGCCGCCGGCGCCGCGGCCTCCCAGCCGCTGCCCGACTCCGACTTTATGTACACCCGCAACTTTCAGGACCCCGACGGCCACCTCTGGGAGCTGATGTACATGAACCCGGCCGTGCTGGCGCAAGCGCACCCCGTCGCCGAAATCAGCGCCTAG
- a CDS encoding SpoIIAA family protein, protein MSAPDKLRFANAFAEVQPDPEGFAYMRCLPGPRLLADYQEAMNALLRVIRNIGTGKALVDHMHIEPITPEEQQWVTTNWLPRAVVQGNYRYAALLSAPETMAWLNKVDPHLLDWPQAPTFRHFSNETEARAWLRAQTVVESQI, encoded by the coding sequence ATGTCTGCTCCCGACAAACTCCGTTTTGCCAACGCCTTTGCCGAGGTGCAGCCCGATCCGGAGGGGTTTGCCTACATGCGCTGCCTGCCCGGCCCGCGCCTGCTCGCCGATTACCAGGAGGCCATGAACGCGCTGCTGCGCGTGATTCGCAACATCGGCACCGGCAAGGCCCTCGTCGACCACATGCACATCGAGCCCATTACGCCCGAGGAGCAGCAATGGGTAACTACTAACTGGCTGCCGCGCGCCGTGGTGCAGGGCAACTACCGCTACGCCGCCCTGCTAAGTGCACCCGAAACCATGGCCTGGCTTAACAAAGTAGACCCGCATCTGCTCGACTGGCCGCAGGCGCCAACGTTCCGGCATTTCAGCAACGAAACCGAGGCGCGCGCCTGGCTGCGCGCGCAAACCGTAGTGGAGTCGCAGATATGA